TTGATCCTACGGAAAGTGGGCAACCAAACCAATTGTTTTCCAAAGATCCTAAACAATGTAAAGCTAGGCTTTGATCAAAGGGCTAATTAACCCATACTTACTATTTGTTAACAGGAGTTTCTTACATCAGATTTAAagcagaaggctcacagcttcATTTCAACCATGCCACTGTATCCATGAAAACTCTGAAACAAGTATTTGTGGACAGCAAAATCCACATGTACTCAATACCTAGCTTAAATTATCAAAACACAACCAATCTTGTCTCTACACTAAACCACTTCATTTGCTGACTAGTCTTTGAAgacatgaaggtctctgacaacCTCATGAGAAGATACTGAAAACATCAGTCTTGTCGTATACCTTATCTCCCTTGCCTGGCATATACTTCCATCAACTAAATGATCCAATGCCTGTATTCTCCTAAACACATTAATGTAGACACATTACAACACAGATCCTGACACCTTTAAATAATAAACAGAGTGGGGAGCAATTTTGAGTTTACTATTTATCATCTTGGGCCCCTGTAAGATGGATACAAGAATGTGCATTTCCAAGGGTACCTAAGATAATCTATGTGCAATGAAATTTGGTAACTGAAGTGTTGCACCCGATATGGAAAATaccaagaataaaaaagaaagtatctcACTAGAATTTCAGTGAGTTTTTGAAGTTCCCTTAAAGTTCTTAAAGTAATACTACAATACTGCACATTTATTCCAGATCTATCCCATTTTCTTATTCCACAGGATGAGGGAAACTGTGCCAGGTTACAAATGTTATTAACTCTAGAGAATCCTGAAACAACCCTGTCTTATTGTCTCCTAAAATTGGTACAGGTCCTGCGTTTGCTGGTTTAGGATAAAAAAAATAagggggggtggtggtggtaatgaacATGATCTTCGTGGTGAGAACAGGGGACAGTAAGATACAAACATTTTTTGGCATATGAAAATTTATTACTACAGTGTTTTCACCATTAATATTTATGATCTTGGTCTTTCCTTCTTGCCTTTGTATAGGGCCAAAAGAGAAACATTGGCTACTTTGACAACCTTAAAGCGGACTCCAGGAATATCACCAACAGCATGACCTTTGCGACCAAATCCAGCAACCAGAACTTCATCATTTTCCTGGAATAAAATAAGAAGTTTATTTCTGGTGTTGGTGGCGATCACAAAAATACTTTCATGTGAGGAAACTCCCTTGCATCAGATAAAAATGTGAGGGAGGCCACCCCAAGAACAGAAGGTACGATAGAGTTGAAATACTCACCTCAATAAAGTTCAAGCAACCGTCATTGGGTACAAAGGCTGTGATTTTCTTGCCATTCTTGATCAGCTGGACCCTTACACACTTCCTAATGGCAGAATTTGGCTGTTTGGCTTCAACTCCTCTGAAATACAAAAGGCACAGCACTGTGAGCTGGCTTTCTGAAAAAGATTATCTTTTCATATTAACTAGAGAACTAATGAGAAACTGTTTCTATCTTTTCAATCTAACCTCAAATGGCTGAGCTGAAGTCCTGTGATGTCAACCTAGTTTTCTGCCAGTCTTAATTTCATTAGCACAATGGGGGAAATTTCTAGACCTTTTACAGTTATAAAAGTAGACTGGAGTGGCagcgtgggcctgtagtcccaactacttgcgaggctgacgtgggaggatctaTGCCTAGAACGTCAAGATggccagcctgtgtgacaagggaccctatctcaaaaaaaaaaaaagaaaaaagaaaaaaggtatctGAGGTAAGAATTAGAAAGTctgggccggacacagtggctcacgcctgtaattccagcactttcggaggccgaagcaggcattatcacctgaggtcaggagtttgagactagcctggtcaacatggtgaaaccccatcactactgaaaatacaaaatattagctggtgtggtagtgggcgcctgtaatcccagctacctgggaggctgaggcaggagaaatgcttgaacctgggaggctaaggttgcagGGAGTCTTGcgctactgcacaccagcctgggtgacagagctagactgtctcaaaaaaaaaaaaaaaaaaaaaaaaagtctgggttaAAATGGCTCTACCATCAAATATGATAGAActatatgaaattattattttaaaaagtcaaaaccagTCAAATACTGGCAGTTTCATGTCTCAATCTTAGGTGTATGACCTCAATTAATTCTGATGCAAGTCACTTCTCTTCACCTTAGTTTTATCAAGTCGATAAAGTTCAATAGCTGACACGTGCCATTTACTTATAACAACTCCCACAGTAAAGGTGTTTGTGTCCTTTACTTCATCATTGCTAGTATCTTCTCCAATTCCTTCCAGGCCAACGTTAAATTAAAACCTTAACTACCTAATTCCCAAAAACTAATTTTACCAACTTTTAAATAGAACAAACGCTTTGCAATTTTACCCCACAATGCCCAAATGAATACTactacacaaaaacctgcaatTACTTTCAAAACAAGAATTCGTAAGTTCATGTCTCGAATTCCTATAATAAACTAAAACTTGACGGGAGCAATGGACTTACACTTTTTCCAGCACGATTCCTTTTGCATGAGAAGCACCTCCAAAAGGGTTGGCCTTTAGGGCTGTGCCCAAATGAGCTTTCTTATACTGTTTATCATGCCACTTCTGGTCTCGTCGGTGACTACGGAGCTTCCTAGCAGTACGAAGTCCACGACACTTgcctaaaaattaaatattttagttctTCCGTAAAAACACGCCATCTACGTGTTTCCCATCTTCTAAGACACTCGCCTCACCTGGAATAAACCCTTAAGCCGATTGGCTCTCGTACTATTTATTGGCCTGTGGGCCAAACATTTGGCCTTCAAGTTGCCCTGAACCGACTAATAAACGTTCGAAGAGGGCTCCGGAGAATGTGTTCTCCCGAAGGACGAGGCCCCGCTCGAATGCCCGGGAGGAAGCGCTGGCCTCCCTGCGTCCCTCGGTACCCCGACCTCGGCGGCCTCCACGCCTCATGGGCCCCTTCCGCGCCGGACCACGTGCCTCCTGGAGCGGCGCTTCCCCGGCCCTCCCCCATGGAGCCTCTCCATGGCATCCCCCGCCCTACTCTATTCGCATCCGCCCGCCCGTCCCCAAGACCCCAAGTCCCGCTTGCAGCGCCCTTAAACCGGCCACAACAGCTCACCCATCCTGTCGGCGCCACGGGCCTGAGCGAAAGAGAGAAGCACCGCAGGAAGGAGCCACAAGCCACCGCGAGCAAGCCCCGCCCAGCCAAGGACCCCGCGCCGCTGTCTGCGCCGCGCCTGACCCGAGGCTGGGGTCTCTCCTTTGAAAACGACGCGTTTGCATCACTTTCCTGAGCCAGAATCTGCGTCTTATTTAATTTGCAAGAAATTCAGAGATATCTAATTTGcatggttttttttccccctttttcttttgAATGCTGGAGACCGGAGGAACATGGACTACCAATCCCAGAATGCGTTTTATGGGACCCGCTCACCGCGCAGGCGCTCTTGCCCAAGCCACTGAGAGCGGGACGCGGGGCTAGGTCAGAGTAGGAAGGAGTCGCTGAGCTGAATCtttgtggagtggagtggggcgAGAGTCCTCCGAGTAGTCTGGAAAATTAGACTTCTGAGCCTTAATTCATACTTATAAGCAGCTAGTAAATTGTAAAATATAGTGAAGCAATGTAGTGTAGTAACTAAAACCCCAAGCTTTGGAGCCAGATTGGGCCTTTAACCCTAAAGTTGCCGTTTATTTTGACTGGCGAGTCATTTacttatagatttatttatttttatttttatttttttctgagacagggtctcactctgtcttctaggctgttgtgcagtggtgcgatcttggctcactacaacctccgcctcccgggttcaagcgattgtcccacctcagcctcctgagtagctgggattacaggcttccaccatcacgcctggctgatgtttgtattttcagtagagagggggtttcaccatgttggccaggctggtgtcgatctcctgacctcgagtgatccgcccgcctcggcctcccaatgtgctgggattacaggcgtgagccaccgcgcctggccatttaaTTAACTCTTTAATACTGTTTCTCCTGTAAGATGAACTAGCTGTGAGAGGTTTCTGGGATATTGGTTCACTCAGCAAGGATGTTTAAAAATGCCTTCTATGTGCCAGACGCTGTTGTAGGTACCGGGAATATGGCGGTTAAATTAAGAGGGTGAAGGTTTCTGCTCTGATACAGTTTATATTCTAAATGTGAGAGGACAGACCAGTTAGATAgatgtaaattaaataattaaatagatgATTTTTACATACTGTAGAGCTATAGAGAAAATATAGCTGGATGGGTGATAGTGACTTGGGGATGGGGGTGGCTACTCTGGATAGGGTAGTTTAAGGTGACATCTCTGTGCAGATGTAGAATGGGCTAGTGCTTTCTAAGAACTGAAAGATCAGTGAAGAAGGGGAGCATAGTGACTGAGGAGTAGTGTGGCATTAGATGGGGTCTGAGAGTTACACAGGAACATGTGGAGCCTGTAGGCCATGGTAAAGCCTTTTTCTACTCTTCTGGTGATTTAAAGCCATTGTAAAGTTTTGAGCTTGGGAGTAGGTAGCAaaataagatttatatttttatggggtTACTCTGGCTGTtgagaggagaaaaagacatGAATCTGGGAGGCCACTTGGGAAGGTATTGCAATAGTTCAGATGAGAGATGGTGATAGCTTGGACCCTcagtggagacagtaaaaagtgGTTGGGTCAGATACACTGTTTGGTGGTAGAATGAACAGAATTTGCTCAGGACTGTAGGATGTGAGAGAGGAGTTAATTACAGCACTATGATTTTTGACCTCAGCACTTGGGTGAGTTGTAGAGTTGTGAGTTGTGAGTTGGGTGAGTTCCAAAGTGGGAAATACGAGGAGAGGAGCAAATTTCAAAGGAGGAAATGAAGAGTTCTGGTTTGGATGTGTTAAGTTTGAACTGTCAAACATCCAGGGATGTGAAGTGGACAGTTGGATATATGATAAGAAGCTGAGGAGtaatcaatgaataaatagtaTTAAAACTGTGGCTCTAGTTGAGATAGCTTAGGTGATGACTGTAGGTAGAACAGAGATTAGAGTCCTGAGCACACCAAAGTTTAGTGGTACAGAAGAGAAGGCAGGTGAAGCaaaacagatgaagaaagagTGGCCAATGTTACACTCTGTTCAAAGCCAAGTGAAGAAGGGAGTGAGAAAGTGTGAAAAGAGATAAGATGAGGACTGAGAATTGCCTTTTGGACTTGAAAATGTGGAGATTACTGGTCACTTTGTCAAATGGGGACTCCATGGAGTACTGAAAGTGAAAGGCGATGGGATCGGAGTGAAGAGAATATGGGAGGGAAGGAAGTCTAGACAGCAACTATAGACaatttttgaaagacattttttatGTGCAGAGAAATGGCACCCTATTTGGAGGGGAATGTGGAGTTggagggttttatttttaagatggcaacttttatgacatttttgtatgctgatcaggttgagaaaattaaaaatgggttATTCAGCAGAGAAGGGATAATTGCAGGAGCAACTCCTTAAGTAGACTAGAAGGGTACCCAAGTGGAGGAGTTAACTGTAGGAACAATAACAGTTTATGTATGGTAGTAGAGTGACAGGTACAGCTGCAAGTAAATTGGAAGATTTGATGATAGGAAGTTGTGGAACTTCTTCACTTTTGActtactttttcaattttttcaatgaaataaaaagcaaggccATCAGTGAAGagaaagagtgggagaaaaaggTTTGAGGAGAGAAGGTAAGATGTGAAATCATCATCAATGATAACAATATAAGCATTAGatagtatttactatgtgccagattcTATTTTTGGCttatatttattaactcattttattctcataagGAATTTTACTGAGGGACAGATAACGATAATTTTACTGAGGGATAGATATACAAAAACTGAGGCTTTGGTGAGTTTAACTTCCCCAAGATCACGTATTTAGTAAGTGGTAGAAGTAAGATTTTAACCCAGGTAATCTGGTTTTAGAATCTTGTATTTGACCCCTCTTATACTGCCTCCTAATCTAGAATGGTAGGAAAATGCATTGACAAGAAAATAGGTTTTTTGAGCAGTTCTGAGAGCCCATTTGAAATCTGTGTTTATGAAGTGACATCAGTGAGTTATGTGTATTTCTTCAGATtcacaaatactgcatgtttacacttatatgtggaatctaaaaatttTGAACGGATAGAAGCAGTGAGTAGAATGGTGGGCGTGGGAGTTTGGGGGATCTGGGGAgctgttggtcaaaggatacaaaggtTTAGTTTGACAGGAGGAGAAAATTTTCGAGAGACTTGTTGAATAACATGGTGACTCCAGTTGACCCACAAACAATATGGGTTTGAATTGTGTGGGTCCACATACaggcagattttcttctgcctctgacaCCCCGAGAAAGCAAAaactcctcttcctcttcctcctcctcagcctactcaatgtgatgacctttatgatgatccatttccatttaatgagtagtaaataaattttctcttctttctaattttgttaTTAACATTCATTTCTGTGGCTtaatttattgtaagaatatggtATGTAATACACGTAACATGAAATATGTGTTAATAggctgtttatgttatcagtaagagttccagtcaacagtaggctattagtagttaagttttcgGAAAGTCGgaagttatacacagattttctaCTGTGTGGGGAGGTCAGCATCCCTaacccccatgttgttcaagggtcaactgtataaaTAACAAAGTTTAtattgaaaattgctaaaagaatagattttaagtgttctcaccacagaaaaatgatacaaaagtatttgaggtaatgcatatgttagtTAGCTCTATTTAACCATTGtacaatgtacatatatatttaaaatatgttgtaaaccataaatatacacagattttgttaaagaataaataatttaaaaataatatttaaaaaagatgGAGCCACACAAAAAGTGATTACTCAATGAAATTGTGTCACTGTCTTACACTGAAAGCATAAATCAACTCTGGATAAATTAAGGGCTTAAATATCAACAAGAAAACTTTGAAATTCTTAATAGAGAACAAAGGTGAATATCTTTTTGAACTTAGGAAAGGAAAATGTTTCTACACATGACAAGAATGATAAATTTGatcatattaaaattaagacCCTCTATTCATCAAAAACAtctgaaagaaagtgaaaagacaagttCCATACTGAGAATTGCTATTCATAGCCACAAAACTTACAAaggattaatattttaaaaaatttctggccgggcgtggtggctcacacctgtaatcccagcactttgggaggccgaggcagggggatcacgtgaggtcaggaattcgagaccagcctggccaacatggtgaaaccccctctctactgaaaatacaaaaattagccgggtgtggtggcgcatgcctgtaatcccagttactcaggaggctgaggcaggaaaatcgcttgaactgaggaggcagaggttgcagtgagccgagatcgctccattgcactccagcctgggcaacaaagtgagactctgtctcaaaagaaacaaacaaaaaaatcccttctacagaataatataaaagaacaaataatacaGTGAGAAAACATGACAAAGGACAGGAATAgaccagccatggtggctcacatctgtaatcctagcactttcggagactgaggcaggtggatcacttgaggtcaggagttcaagaccagcctggccaacatagtgaaaccccatctctttactaaaaatacaaagaaaaaaagaattagctgggcatggtcgcgtctgcctgtagtcccagctactcgggaggctgaggcaggagaatcgcttgaacccgggtggcagaggttgcagtgaaccgagatcacactac
The genomic region above belongs to Homo sapiens chromosome 5, GRCh38.p14 Primary Assembly and contains:
- the RPS23 gene encoding small ribosomal subunit protein uS12, producing MGKCRGLRTARKLRSHRRDQKWHDKQYKKAHLGTALKANPFGGASHAKGIVLEKVGVEAKQPNSAIRKCVRVQLIKNGKKITAFVPNDGCLNFIEENDEVLVAGFGRKGHAVGDIPGVRFKVVKVANVSLLALYKGKKERPRS